One window of the Mixophyes fleayi isolate aMixFle1 chromosome 6, aMixFle1.hap1, whole genome shotgun sequence genome contains the following:
- the LOC142095011 gene encoding protein-glutamine gamma-glutamyltransferase E-like — protein sequence MDESNKKSHHTDMYNSSELILRRGQSCKITLEFNKPIIDWQSIVFTARTGPQDSGYYNTNVEFALSSSWSSGNWSAVLESSPGNSLRIIMSSPANAVIGRYDLSVQISIMGQLSTYSLGKFVLLFNPWCLDDEVYMANAEERKEYVLNDHGIIFMGNENHVTSIGWNYGQFENNILNICLEILDRSLNCQQDAAADYSRRNSPLYVGRVISAMINSNDDFGVLEGKWEKEFSDGVDPNSWNGSVEILWGWQNENYKPVKYGQCWVFAAVMCTVLRCLGIPTRVITNFNSAHNTDGNMCVDMHYDTEGKFLEIHDDSIWNFHVWNECWFMRRDLGNFYSGWQVLDSTPQEQSQDIYRCGPTSVTAVKEGDLHLGYDTPFVFSEVNADRVTWIIHKDGTKEKAHSDSKYVGQSISTKAVGSDARVDVTLNYKYPEGSPQEREVFEKASRNMPFYRHPIEHANRNNMVNRTRNDLSSRLSSSTPNLTAATNARPASPAPSSGNSFRSPHTQPSGNAIRSSSPAPNSSRPAVSAFEGPDISGKFKLLSPLVVGDDINLILMLKNLTPYHRPTKVNLSASCILYTGRRVNNIFTDHKSLIISPSQDAHISLQIPYSHYSKCINDGNMIQVVALCELPFGEKVLITKDLVLENPPIVIKPLGNAMLHKPMTLEIRFTNPLNTAVNDCNLVVEGSGLIDRQLSSVVPYLKPKEKIRFKVELTPYRTGTRQLIVNFKCKHFSIKGYQLLNVASW from the exons ATGGACG aaTCCAACAAGAAATCACATCACACAGATATGTACAACAGCTCTGAGCTGATACTGCGGAGGGGACAATCCTGTAAAATAACACTGGAGTTTAATAAACCAATTATAGACTGGCAAAGCATTGTGTTTACTGCACGTACAG GTCCCCAGGACTCCGGATATTACAATACCAATGTGGAATTTGCCCTGTCCAGTTCGTGGAGCAGTGGGAACTGGAGTGCAGTACTGGAGTCCAGTCCTGGGAATTCTTTGCGTATTATCATGTCCAGCCCAGCCAATGCTGTCATAGGGCGATACGACCTCAGTGTCCAGATTTCTATAATGGGGCAGTTATCCACATACTCACTTGGGAAATTTGTGCTGCTTTTTAACCCCTGGTGTCTAG ATGATGAAGTGTACATGGCCAATGCAGAAGAGAGGAAAGAATACGTCCTCAATGACCATGGCATTATTTTCATGGGGAATGAGAATCATGTTACCAGTATTGGATGGAACTATGGTCAG TTTGAAAACAACATCCTGAACATTTGCTTGGAAATCCTAGACAGAAGCCTGAACTGTCAGCAAGATGCGGCTGCAGACTACTCCCGGAGGAATAGTCCTCTCTATGTGGGGAGAGTTATAAGTGCAATG ATCAACAGCAATGATGACTTCGGTGTGCTTGAGGGAAAATGGGAGAAAGAGTTTTCAGATGGGGTTGACCCGAACAGTTGGAATGGAAGTGTTGAAATTCTGTGGGGATGGCAGAATGAAAACTACAAGCCTGTGAAGTATGGCCAATGCTGGGTCTTTGCAGCAGTTATGTGCACAG TCCTCAGGTGTCTGGGTATTCCTACAAGAGTGATCACAAACTTCAACTCCGCCCACAACACTGATGGAAACATGTGTGTGGATATGCACTATGACACAGAGGGAAAATTCCTAGAGATCCATGATGACAGCATTTG GAATTTCCATGTCTGGAATGAATGCTGGTTTATGAGGAGAGACCTTGGGAATTTCTACAGCGGGTGGCAGGTTCTAGATTCAACTCCCCAGGAGCAGAGTCAAG ACATCTATCGATGTGGTCCCACGTCAGTGACTGCTGTCAAAGAAGGAGATTTGCACTTAGGCTACGACACTCCCTTCGTGTTTTCGGAGGTGAATGCAGATCGTGTTACCTGGATCATTCATAAGGATGGGACCAAGGAGAAAGCCCACAGTGACAGCAAATACGTTGGGCAGAGCATCAGCACTAAAGCAGTGGGTAGTGATGCCCGTGTCGATGTAACGCTTAACTACAAATATCCAGAAG GTTCTCCACAAGAAAGAGAGGTATTTGAGAAGGCCTCCAGAAATATGCCTTTTTATAGACATCCAATAGAACACGCAAACCGTAATAACATGGTCAACAGGACAAGAAATGATCTATCTTCCCGGCTTTCATCATCAACCCCAAATTTGACAGCTGCAACAAACGCAAGACCAGCATCACCTGCTCCTTCCTCAGGAAATTCATTCCGTTCACCACACACACAACCGTCAGGAAACGCTATCCGCTCCTCATCGCCTGCGCCAAATTCATCACGTCCTGCCGTATCTGCCTTTGAGGGGCCAGACATATCTGGGAAATTTAAGCTCCTCAGTCCCCTAGTGGTGGGAGATGACATTAACTTAATTCTGATGCTTAAAAATCTGACTCCATATCACAGACCAACTAAAGTGAATCTGAGCGCTTCTTGCATTCTCTATACTGGAAGAAGGGTGAACAACATCTTCACAGATCACAAGTCTCTGATTATCAGCCCAAGTCAAG ATGCACATATCTCTCTGCAAATACCATACTCCCACTACAGTAAATGTATAAATGATGGGAACATGATACAAGTGGTAGCTCTTTGTGAATTACCTTTTGGTGAGAAAGTGCTGATAACGAAGGATCTTGTCTTGGAGAACCCACCTATTGTTATTAAG CCCCTTGGTAATGCCATGCTGCATAAGCCAATGACTCTGGAGATCCGGTTTACGAACCCGCTTAATACAGCTGTCAATGATTGTAACCTGGTGGTGGAAGGCAGCGGTCTGATTGACAGACAGCTCTCATCAGT GGTGCCCTACCTGaaaccaaaagaaaaaataaggtTCAAGGTGGAACTAACTCCTTACAGAACTGGAACAAGGCAACTTATAGttaattttaaatgtaaacatttttcaaTTAAAGGATACCAACTCTTGAATGTAGCATCATGGTGA